TTCCTTCATTTTGTCGGCGTTTTCTTCGAAGCCCTTGAGCTGGGCCAAATATTTCCGGCCATTGTATTTGTCCTTAAAAGCCTTGTCCATATGCGTTACCGAAAGGCGCATAGCTTCAAAATTCACCAAACCCAAGTTGTCTTGGGCGTCGACTATCTCCCCTATTTTCCAGAAAAGGGAAAGTAATTGTTCGGAATCGGCGCCTTGGGCCAAAAGGGCTTTGGCTTTGTTACGCATATAATCCGGACGGTCGAGTTTGGCAAGAATTTTTTCCAAGGCCTGCTTCTCGTTTCCGAATCCGGCATCGGTGAAGTACGCGCCTCTCACGTCGCCGGAAAGCACCTCGTAGAGCTTCATCTCCACAGGGAAGTCCCGCTTGATCCGATTGGTAACCGTTTCCGGATCAAAAGCCAGAAGACTAAAAGTTATACTGCTCTGATCGCGGCCGCCTTGGGCTTCTACGCCCACTTCGGCCTCGAAGCGCACGTATTTTTTGTCAAGCTTGTATTCCACCCGGCCATAGGCGCAGGTCGTGATGGCGTCTTCGTAGAATTTCTCCCCTATTTTCGGAGTCCTGAAGAACAGACTCATATTTTTCATTGTCTCGCGCCAGCCGGATACGGCGTTGTCCCATTCCAGGCCGATGAGCGGCGTGGCGTTGCCTTTGGCGTCGATAAGCCGGGGATTGGCCCACACGCCTTGGTCACGGATGGTTTTGCTTCCGGCGTCTTCCACCAGAAGTATTATCCTGTCAAGGCCGGTAATGTCGGCGGAAAATTTTTCGGCCTTTTCGTAACGTTTAAATACTCTGGTCTTTTTCGGCGCAAAGTCTACCGAGGCAGCGTAATTTGCGTAAGCGGCTTTTGAGGCCGCCATAGTAGCGGCCCAAGTGGATTTTTTTACATAATAGTTCTCACCTCTTTGGGCCATGGCGAGATTGGCCAAAAGAAGGAGAAACAGAAGCAACGGCACTGGTATCCGTCGCTTTGTTTTGGGAATTGATCGGGCTGTGAGTCTAACCATAATCGATGGGTACGGAAGTGGGTATAGAATATTAGGCGGAAATCTTTCCGTGTTGGCCGGATGATTCTTTTTGAAAAAGAGTTGATGATGGAACGTTGCAATATGGACTGGAGCGCAGGCTCTAGTTTCTTAATGTTTTTCTCTTTTTCTAAAGATCAGGTCCCATTTACAGGGATCCAGTATTAGGCAGTAAATTGTCACACTACCTAAAACCTAATGCCTTAGACCTAATACCCCTTATAATTTTTCACTAAACTGGTTTTCAAAAGAAGTCACGGAACCCAACATTTCATACATGTATAAAGGTCCCGTGACGGATCACACGGAAAATCTACGGCGAGCGTAGCAATTTCTTTTTCATCAATTACCGAATTAAGGGCTTTACCAACCCGGGTTCTGGACAAGGTTTTCGTTCAGAGCCACTTGTACTAGCGGAAGTGGCCAGAGGTAATGTTTGTCTTCGAAATACTTTGTTGCCGACGGTTGGATAATGATAAAGTCATCGGCGTCCTTGTCAAACGAATCCCAAGGAACCAACGGGTAAACGGCGTCGCCGTAGTTCTTGATTCCTTTTGTCGGTTCGTTGAGTACGGTGTGGGCCACGCCCCAGCGCAAGAGGTCGTCGTAGCGGAAGCCTTCAGAGGCCAGTTCCACCACCCGCTCGCGACGGATTTCGTCCAACATATTGAGTTGTACCCCGGCCGGATTCGTTCCGTTGACAAAAGCGTTGGTAAGGTGCGGCATATCCACACGGTCGCGCAAAACGTTGATAGACAAATCCAGATCCGCATCCGTAATGGCCCCTCCAAGCTCGTAAACGGCCTCGGCGTAATTGAGCAACACTTCGCCGTAGCGGATCACCATATAGTCGATATGGCCTTTGACCAAATCGGCGGGCTCTGAGATCACCACGTATTTTTTCCAGTGGTATCCAGTTGAGGTGCCCGAGTTGGAGAATTCGGGAACGTATTTTTCCCCGGCTTTCCACCAGTCATCCTCAAACGGCACGAAAACGGAAGCCTTGAGCCTTGGGTCACGGTTCTCGTATTCCGATTGGGCCGTAACGTAACCTTGGAACCGATCCGAATGCTTGATAGGCAAGCCGTCGTCGGCTAGATAGTAATCTATCATCTTGCGGGTCGGATGCAGCGTACGCGATCGGGTCAGCTGGTAGCTTCTGTTGTGGCTACGCCAATCGAGAATATAACGCGAAGCCAAAATCGACTCCTTGCTGTTTTCCCCTTCATAAAGGAAACTGCTCGTATAGTTGCTGTATTTGTCGCCGCCGGGCTTGGTATACAGCATGTGTTCTCCGCTCTGGATTACGGCGAGGCTGGCCGCTTTTGACTTTTCGAGATAAGCCTTATGCTCGCCGTTTTCGCGGTATTTTTGGCGGGTTCCTTCGTAAAGGGCCACTCTGGACAGAAAGGCCTGCGCCGCCGTTTTGGTCACCCTTCCCTCTTCGGATCCTTTAAGGTCACTGATATTCGGAAGCCATTGCGCAGCGTAGTCTAAGTCGGCCAAGATAAAATCGGCCACTTCCGTTCTGCTGTTTCTCGGAGCGTACAACTCGGGCGAGTCCAGATCAAGAAGCTTGTCGATGATCGGGACGCCTCCGTATGACCGGAGCATACCGTAGTAAAGCCAAGCCCTAAAGAAACGCGCCTCGCCGATATAGCGGTTAACGATGGCCTCATCTAGCGATTCCAGAGCCTTCGGCGCCGAACCGATAATCTTGTTGCATCTCGCTATGCTTCCGTAAGCGCCGTCCCAAGGGCCGAAGTTGTTGGTGGGCGTAAAGGTAGAGGACCCTATTTCGTTCGGCCCTCCGCCGTAGCTGATGTCCGTATACACGTCGCGGTTGCTGAAACCGCCCAATTCGGTGTAAAGCCTGTTACATGCCTGGGCCAAGTCTTTTTCCGTTTTCCAGAAATCGTTGTCCGTTAGCGTGTTGTAAGGTTCCCTCTCGATATCGATATCGCAGGAAACGAAAGCAATCGCCGATATAAGTAGTATGTAAAGTCGTTTCATGGGAATCAGGGAGTAATGTTCAGACCAAAAGTCACACTCTTAAGCACGGGATACTGCGTCACGTTCGTACTCTGCGGATCAAGGAACGGAACGAAATCGTCTTGGACGAATAGGTTACGGCCGTTGGCGTAGAGCCTAAGCTTTGACACATGAAGTATATCCGTGATGTTTTTCGGGAAAGTATACCCGAGCTGTACGTTTTTGAGTCTCAGGAACGAGGCGTCCCAAAGCATCCTGTCGGATATCTTCCAGTTCCAACCGTCGTTGTAGTACAATCTCGGATATTTGGCGTTCGGGTTCTCAGGTGTCCAATAATCCAAGTGGTCCTCCCATTTCGGATATTGGATCGGGTTTACCTTGTTTCCACTGATATAGATATCCTTTTTGCCCACGCCGTCGAAAGTCAAGCCGAGATCCAGGCCTCTCCAAGACACGTCGAGATTGATAGCGTAGTTGTAGCGCGGCGATGGGTTGCCGAGATAAACGATATCGCCCTGGTCGATCACGCCACTTTCGTCGATGTCCATGAATTTGACGTCACCGGCCGCGTTTCTCGAATGATGTTTCGCCCAATTCGTTACCTCGTCATCGCTTTGGAACAGGCCGGCGGTGGTGTAGCCGAAATAAGAACGGAACGGATAACCCTCTATGTTACGTCCCGATCCGCTGAAGATGGCTCTTGAGCTTTCGTATTTCGTAATCTCGTTTTGAGAATCATGCAATGTGGCGCTTAGGCTGTAGGAAAGCTCCCCTACTCGGTCTCTCCATCTCACGCTCACTTCCCAACCCCAAGTTTCGAGTTCGCCGCTATTGTAAGTCGGCACGTTCATTCCGATAACCGACGGAATGTCGACGGCCACCAACATGTCTTTGTTTTTCTTGGTGTAATATTCAAAACTACCGGTGAGTCGGTTTTTCCAAAGGCCGAAATCAATGCCGATATTCTGCGTCTCGATAGTTTCCCAAGAACGCGCCGGCGAGGCCAAGGAATTCTGCACCACCCACTTGTTCTGGCTGTAATCGTCGCCGATCGGATAATCGCCTCCTACCTGAAGTTGCGGAACGAAATCGTACAGACCGATACCGCTTTGGTTGCCCACTTGCCCCCAAGAGGCCCTGATTTTCAGGTCGCTCAAAAAGCCGGTGTCTTTAAGGAAAGACTCCTCGATAATGCGCCAAGCAACGGAAGCCGAGGGGAAGAAGCCCCATTTGTTGTCGTCGGTAAACCTTGAGGAAGCATCGCTACGGAAGCTGGCTTCCACAAAGTATTTCTTGGCGAAGTTATAGTTCAGACGCCCGAAGTACGAGCCAATAGCCCAATCCGACACGCTGTTATTGTTGTACTGTTCGCCGGTGCCGAGATCAAGAACACGGACCAAATCGTTGGAGAAAAATTCCTTACGGCGTCCCGAGAGGTTGTCGCTGATATTATCCTCATACGAAGCGCCGAGCATAATCTTGGCCTCGTGTCTCCCGACAACCCTTTTGTAGGAAGCGTAAGACTGGAAATTTTTATAAAATCGATATTTCGATTCCTTTATAAATTCGTTAGGGTCGTTTTCCCTACCGATCGGAATTCCCGGCCTCACGCTATAGCGCAAAAGGGTTTTCTTTTCTTTCGA
This Fulvitalea axinellae DNA region includes the following protein-coding sequences:
- a CDS encoding RagB/SusD family nutrient uptake outer membrane protein, with amino-acid sequence MKRLYILLISAIAFVSCDIDIEREPYNTLTDNDFWKTEKDLAQACNRLYTELGGFSNRDVYTDISYGGGPNEIGSSTFTPTNNFGPWDGAYGSIARCNKIIGSAPKALESLDEAIVNRYIGEARFFRAWLYYGMLRSYGGVPIIDKLLDLDSPELYAPRNSRTEVADFILADLDYAAQWLPNISDLKGSEEGRVTKTAAQAFLSRVALYEGTRQKYRENGEHKAYLEKSKAASLAVIQSGEHMLYTKPGGDKYSNYTSSFLYEGENSKESILASRYILDWRSHNRSYQLTRSRTLHPTRKMIDYYLADDGLPIKHSDRFQGYVTAQSEYENRDPRLKASVFVPFEDDWWKAGEKYVPEFSNSGTSTGYHWKKYVVISEPADLVKGHIDYMVIRYGEVLLNYAEAVYELGGAITDADLDLSINVLRDRVDMPHLTNAFVNGTNPAGVQLNMLDEIRRERVVELASEGFRYDDLLRWGVAHTVLNEPTKGIKNYGDAVYPLVPWDSFDKDADDFIIIQPSATKYFEDKHYLWPLPLVQVALNENLVQNPGW